In the genome of Takifugu rubripes chromosome 18, fTakRub1.2, whole genome shotgun sequence, one region contains:
- the LOC101078669 gene encoding potassium voltage-gated channel subfamily A member 1-like, with protein sequence MTVVSGENLEETVALAALSAQDVGVPEREDSQECCERVVINISGLRFETQLKTLARFPATLLGDPRKRMRFFDPLRNEYFFDRNRPSFDAILYYYQSGGRLRRPANVPVDIFLEEIKFYELDEEVIDNFREDEGFLKEEERPLPQNEFQRQVWLLFEYPESSLPARGIAIMSVLVILISIVIFCMETLPEFRKEARAFDALLSANNTASANKPNPFTDPFFIVETLCIVWFSFELLVRFLACPSKAAFFKNILNTIDIVAIIPYFITLGLELAEHQGGGEQATSLAILRVIRLVRVFRIFKLSRHSKGLQILGQTLKASMRELGLLIFFLFIGIILFSSAVYFAEAEDKDSYFTSIPHAFWWAVVSMTTVGYGDMYPITIGGKIVGSLCAIAGVLTIALPVPVIVSNFSYFYHRETEQEEPQYVHVTCGQQESGGSGPSLSRTEDADSIKYTNCSPHRASSGLTDV encoded by the coding sequence ATGACGGTGGTGTCCGGGGAGAACCTGGAGGAGACGGTGGCTCTGGCCGCGCTGTCCGCGCAGGATGTCGGCGTCCCGGAGCGCGAGGACAGCCAGGAGTGCTGCGAGCGCGTGGTCATCAACATCTCTGGGCTGCGCTTTGAGACGCAGCTCAAGACGCTCGCGCGGTTTCCCGCCACGCTGTTGGGAGACCCGCGCAAAAGGATGCGCTTCTTCGACCCACTTCGGAACGAGTACTTCTTCGACCGGAACCGACCCAGCTTCGACGCCATCCTCTACTATTACCAGTCTGGGGGGAGGCTGCGGAGACCCGCGAACGTGCCGGTGGACATCTTCTTGGAGGAGATCAAATTCTACGAGCTGGACGAGGAGGTGATCGACAACTTCAGGGAGGACGAGGGCTtcctaaaggaggaggagcggccGCTGCCCCAGAACGAGTTCCAGCGGCAGGTCTGGCTCCTGTTCGAGTACCCGGAAAGTTCCTTGCCAGCGCGGGGCATCGCCATCATGTCCGTGCTCGTCATCCTCATCTCCATCGTCATCTTCTGCATGGAGACTCTGCCGGAGTTCCGCAAGGAGGCACGTGCCTTCGACGCGCTTCTGTCCGCGAACAACACGGCGAGCGCCAACAAGCCCAACCCGTTCACGGACCCGTTCTTCATCGTGGAGACGCTCTGCATCGTCTGGTTCAGCTTCGAGCTGCTGGTCCGGTTCTTGGCGTGTCCCAGCAAAGCTGCGTTCTTCAAGAACATCCTAAACACCATCGACATCGTGGCCATCATCCCCTACTTCATCACTCTGGGTCTGGAGCTGGCGGAGCACCAGGGGGGCGGCGAGCAGGCCACGTCTCTGGCCATCCTCCGGGTCATCCGTCTGGTCCGGGTCTTCCGGATCTTTAAGCTGTCCAGACACTCCAAAGGGCTCCAGATCCTGGGTCAGACTCTCAAGGCCAGCATGCGTGAGCTGGGCctgctcatcttcttcctcttcatcggAATCATCCTCTTCTCCAGCGCCGTCTACTTCGCGGAGGCCGAAGACAAGGACTCATACTTCACCAGCATCCCGCACGCCTTCTGGTGGGCCGTGGTTTCCATGACGACGGTGGGTTACGGGGACATGTACCCCATCACCATCGGGGGGAAGATTGTGGGCTCCCTGTGCGCCATCGCCGGCGTGCTGACCATCGCGCTTCCGGTTCCGGTCATCGTGTCCAACTTCAGCTACTTCTACCACCGCGAGACGGAGCAAGAGGAGCCGCAGTACGTGCACGTGACGTGCGGCCAGCAGGAGTCCGGGGGCAGCGGGCCGTCCCTGTCCCGGACCGAGGACGCGGACTCCATCAAATACACCAACTGCAGCCCGCACAGAGCCAGCAGCGGACTGACTGACGTGTGA